One stretch of Rosistilla oblonga DNA includes these proteins:
- a CDS encoding sialidase family protein produces the protein MNVRTLLFLLLACSSFGTHLIAQSPQTVMTLPTGPDNPRNTEGGFVTLKDGRILYIYSRFLGESGGDNAHGYLTACTSDDGGKTWTNHDEPIFPREGKENDMSASLLRLADGRIALFYLVKHSIMDCRLRMRTSSDEAKTWSDAVDCMPGETNYFVVNNDRVIQTRSGRLIAPAAVHVRDGKWTRESDIACYLSDDSGKTWRRGKQTFHGINEAGTRYLTQEPGVVELKDGRILLWCRANIGTQAYAYSEDGGETFSPMKAWNFSSPVSPASIKRIPSTGDLLLVWNEGTGRRTPLNAAISSDDGATWTHNAAIETDPKGWFCYTAIHFVDDRVLLAYWLTEQLKRPLKIGTKIVSVPVDWFYQNDAGVSQ, from the coding sequence ATGAATGTGCGCACTCTGTTGTTTCTGCTGCTTGCTTGCAGTTCGTTTGGCACACACTTGATAGCGCAATCGCCACAAACCGTGATGACGCTGCCGACGGGACCGGACAATCCACGCAACACCGAAGGGGGCTTTGTAACGTTGAAGGACGGGCGAATTCTGTATATCTATTCGCGATTTTTGGGCGAGAGTGGCGGGGACAACGCCCACGGCTATCTGACAGCCTGCACTTCGGACGACGGTGGGAAGACTTGGACGAACCACGATGAACCGATCTTTCCACGCGAAGGGAAAGAGAACGACATGTCGGCGTCGCTGTTGCGGCTAGCCGATGGCCGGATTGCGTTGTTCTATCTCGTAAAGCACTCGATCATGGACTGCCGCCTGCGGATGCGGACCAGCAGCGACGAAGCGAAAACGTGGAGCGATGCTGTCGACTGCATGCCCGGCGAAACGAACTATTTTGTCGTCAACAATGACCGCGTCATTCAAACGCGATCCGGGCGGCTGATCGCTCCCGCCGCCGTCCATGTTCGCGACGGCAAGTGGACCCGAGAATCCGACATCGCTTGCTACCTGTCGGACGATTCAGGCAAGACGTGGCGACGCGGCAAACAGACGTTTCACGGAATCAACGAGGCCGGCACCCGTTACCTGACGCAGGAACCGGGCGTCGTCGAACTCAAAGATGGCCGGATCTTGCTGTGGTGCCGAGCGAACATCGGCACGCAAGCTTACGCCTATTCCGAAGATGGCGGAGAGACCTTTTCGCCGATGAAGGCTTGGAACTTCAGCAGCCCCGTCTCGCCGGCGTCGATCAAGCGGATTCCTTCGACCGGCGACCTGCTGCTTGTTTGGAACGAGGGAACTGGTCGTCGGACGCCACTGAACGCGGCCATCTCTTCGGACGACGGCGCAACCTGGACACACAACGCCGCGATTGAAACCGATCCCAAGGGATGGTTCTGCTATACCGCAATCCACTTTGTCGACGATCGCGTCCTGCTGGCCTATTGGTTGACTGAACAACTGAAGCGTCCGTTGAAGATCGGCACCAAGATCGTCAGCGTTCCCGTCGACTGGTTCTATCAAAATGATGCGGGAGTTTCGCAATGA
- a CDS encoding lactonase family protein, with protein sequence MLTSPAAKAGQPLVYISAFTSGEQGAIHAFELDTEAGQLKPLHRDDTLENPFFIAVTPDHQYLYSIFAPTFGGKEPEQVAAFKIDQTTGKLSPLGRQSSKGTASCFLEVDPMGKSVVLANYSSGNVASYAVQKDGSLSEPVSFVQHEGSSVNTKRQGEPHAHGFAIAPNNRFAYAADLGIDKVLCYAFDPETAELTPNSQPFVRTPPGAGPRHLTFHPNGKHLYVINELLNTITSYDFIADSGMLVERQTIATLPENFSGVSNTADVKITPDGRYLYGTNRGHDSIAAYRIAEDGQLSLIEIAPSLGKGPQNLAITGDGSLLICANMPGDNVVVFRIDPATGKLTAASDPIEIPRPSCIRIIER encoded by the coding sequence ATGCTAACCTCGCCTGCCGCCAAAGCTGGCCAGCCGCTTGTCTATATCTCCGCCTTCACCTCGGGCGAACAAGGTGCGATCCACGCCTTTGAACTCGATACGGAAGCTGGCCAACTGAAGCCGCTGCATCGCGACGACACGCTCGAAAATCCGTTTTTCATCGCCGTCACGCCCGACCACCAATACCTCTATTCGATCTTCGCGCCGACGTTTGGGGGCAAGGAGCCCGAACAAGTCGCCGCCTTCAAAATCGATCAGACGACGGGCAAACTGAGTCCATTGGGCCGCCAGTCGTCCAAGGGAACAGCATCCTGTTTCCTGGAAGTCGATCCGATGGGGAAGAGCGTCGTGTTGGCGAATTACTCCAGCGGCAACGTCGCTTCCTACGCGGTGCAGAAGGACGGTTCGCTCTCCGAACCGGTTTCATTTGTGCAGCACGAAGGTTCAAGCGTCAACACGAAACGGCAAGGCGAACCGCACGCGCACGGGTTTGCGATCGCACCAAACAACCGCTTCGCCTACGCCGCCGATCTGGGAATCGACAAAGTGCTCTGTTATGCCTTCGATCCAGAGACGGCGGAACTGACGCCCAACAGCCAACCGTTTGTCCGCACGCCGCCTGGAGCTGGCCCGCGGCACCTGACGTTCCATCCCAACGGGAAGCACTTGTACGTGATCAATGAATTGTTGAACACGATCACGTCGTACGATTTTATTGCCGATTCGGGAATGCTTGTCGAACGCCAGACGATCGCCACGCTCCCCGAAAACTTCAGCGGCGTCAGCAACACCGCCGACGTTAAGATCACGCCCGACGGACGTTATCTTTACGGTACCAATCGCGGACACGACAGCATCGCCGCATATCGGATCGCCGAAGATGGCCAGTTGAGTCTGATCGAGATCGCCCCCAGCCTTGGCAAGGGGCCCCAAAATCTGGCGATCACCGGCGATGGCAGCCTGCTGATCTGTGCAAACATGCCAGGCGATAACGTCGTGGTATTTCGGATCGATCCGGCGACAGGCAAACTGACCGCCGCATCGGATCCGATCGAAATACCCCGTCCCTCCTGCATTCGGATCATCGAACGCTAA
- a CDS encoding MDR family oxidoreductase: MPFSALIVEKTDESNVSVAMQSLTLDRLPAGNVTVAIQYTTVNYKDGLCMQPNNGFVRNYPLVPGIDFAGTVESSDDPRYKPGDNVVLTGWRVGESHWGGYSQKARVNADWLVPLPDGLTTRQAMAIGTAGFAAILAVLALEDHGLTPDQGEVLVTGAAGGVGSIATAVLGKLGYQVAAVTGRPETADYLKSLGAARIIPRGEIDTVSKKPLESETWAGCVDAVGGEMLARVLGQLKYGASVAAVGLAGGAAMPASVIPFLLRGVNLLGIDSVMQPYENRLIGWQRLATDLPLDKLDAMIQPAKLADVPQLASDILKGQVKGRVVVDVNA, translated from the coding sequence ATGCCATTTAGCGCCCTGATCGTCGAGAAGACCGACGAATCAAACGTCTCGGTCGCCATGCAGTCCTTGACCCTCGATCGTTTGCCCGCGGGTAACGTGACGGTGGCCATCCAGTACACGACGGTCAATTACAAGGACGGGTTGTGCATGCAGCCGAACAACGGTTTTGTCCGCAACTATCCCCTTGTTCCCGGCATCGATTTCGCGGGCACGGTGGAATCGTCGGATGATCCTCGCTACAAACCTGGCGATAATGTGGTTCTGACCGGCTGGCGTGTCGGTGAATCGCACTGGGGTGGATATTCTCAGAAAGCGCGCGTCAACGCCGACTGGTTGGTCCCGTTGCCCGACGGACTGACGACACGACAAGCGATGGCGATCGGAACCGCCGGCTTTGCGGCGATCCTGGCGGTGTTGGCGTTAGAGGATCATGGACTGACGCCCGACCAAGGCGAAGTCCTCGTGACCGGGGCTGCGGGGGGAGTTGGTTCGATCGCGACAGCTGTTCTCGGCAAGCTGGGCTATCAAGTTGCGGCAGTCACCGGGCGGCCCGAGACCGCCGACTACCTGAAGTCTCTTGGGGCGGCACGGATCATTCCTCGCGGCGAAATCGACACGGTCTCGAAAAAGCCGTTGGAGTCCGAAACGTGGGCCGGTTGCGTCGATGCAGTCGGTGGCGAGATGTTGGCTCGCGTTTTGGGACAGCTGAAATATGGTGCGTCGGTCGCAGCGGTAGGGCTTGCCGGTGGAGCCGCGATGCCAGCCTCTGTGATTCCGTTTCTGTTGCGCGGCGTTAACCTGTTAGGCATCGACAGCGTGATGCAGCCTTATGAAAATCGGTTGATCGGCTGGCAACGTCTAGCGACCGACCTGCCGCTGGACAAGCTGGATGCCATGATCCAACCCGCGAAGTTAGCCGATGTTCCGCAACTGGCCTCCGATATTCTCAAAGGCCAGGTCAAGGGACGCGTTGTCGTCGACGTAAACGCATGA
- a CDS encoding putative quinol monooxygenase: protein MANLTIVAHIHAKADQIDFVKSELEKMVAPTRAEKGCVQYDLHQDNDHPTHFMFFENWESRELWQDHINSQHVQAYRAASEGAVESFTLHEMTQIA, encoded by the coding sequence ATGGCAAACCTCACTATCGTCGCACACATCCACGCCAAAGCCGACCAGATTGATTTCGTGAAGTCGGAACTTGAAAAGATGGTCGCTCCCACGCGTGCGGAAAAAGGCTGTGTGCAATACGACTTGCACCAAGACAATGATCACCCGACGCATTTCATGTTCTTCGAAAACTGGGAATCCCGCGAACTCTGGCAGGATCACATTAACAGCCAGCACGTGCAGGCCTATCGCGCCGCGTCCGAAGGGGCTGTTGAATCTTTCACGCTGCATGAAATGACGCAGATCGCTTAG
- a CDS encoding zinc-binding alcohol dehydrogenase family protein yields MKAIGYKTAGPITAPDALIEFEAGSPELQPHDLLVEVRGISVNPVDVKVRASQTPDSGTKIIGYDAAGVVRQIGSEVRRFKVGDEVFYAGDITRPGTNAEFHAVDERIVGIKPSSIGFAEAAGFPLTSITAWELLFDSLAVEEGAGEGESLLVIGGAGGVGSILIQLAKKLTGLTVIATASRPETIQWVEKMGADHVINHRESLVDQLKTLSLQPRYVASLTGTDGHFPAIIELIQPRGHVAFIDDPQTLDINAGKPKALNFSWEFMFARSMFQTDDMEVQHQLLNRVSQMIDDGTLISTVNNNLGKISVETLKQAHTEQESGRAIGKNVLDGFQ; encoded by the coding sequence ATGAAAGCGATCGGATACAAAACTGCCGGCCCCATTACCGCCCCAGACGCACTGATCGAATTTGAAGCTGGATCGCCGGAATTGCAGCCTCACGATCTATTGGTCGAGGTTCGCGGTATCTCGGTCAATCCAGTCGACGTAAAAGTGCGTGCCAGTCAAACACCGGACAGCGGCACCAAAATCATCGGCTACGACGCGGCTGGCGTTGTCCGGCAGATCGGTAGCGAGGTCAGGCGGTTCAAGGTGGGTGACGAAGTTTTTTACGCCGGCGACATCACGCGTCCGGGGACTAACGCCGAGTTCCATGCCGTCGACGAACGAATCGTTGGCATCAAACCATCGTCGATTGGTTTCGCCGAAGCCGCCGGTTTTCCGCTGACATCGATCACCGCTTGGGAACTGCTGTTCGATTCGTTGGCCGTAGAAGAAGGTGCAGGTGAAGGCGAGAGTCTTTTGGTGATCGGCGGCGCTGGCGGCGTCGGGTCGATTCTGATCCAACTTGCAAAGAAGCTTACCGGGTTAACGGTCATCGCCACTGCGTCGCGTCCGGAAACGATTCAATGGGTTGAGAAAATGGGAGCGGATCATGTGATCAACCATCGCGAATCGCTAGTCGACCAATTGAAGACGCTCTCGCTGCAGCCGCGTTATGTCGCTTCGCTGACCGGCACCGACGGACACTTTCCCGCAATCATCGAACTGATTCAGCCTCGCGGTCATGTCGCGTTCATCGACGATCCACAGACGCTCGACATTAACGCGGGCAAACCGAAGGCGTTGAACTTCAGTTGGGAGTTCATGTTCGCCCGATCGATGTTTCAAACCGACGACATGGAAGTCCAACATCAGCTACTAAATCGCGTCTCGCAGATGATCGACGACGGAACGTTGATTTCTACCGTCAACAACAACTTGGGCAAGATCAGCGTTGAAACACTGAAACAAGCCCATACGGAGCAAGAGAGCGGCCGAGCGATCGGCAAAAACGTACTCGATGGCTTCCAATAG
- a CDS encoding NADH:flavin oxidoreductase/NADH oxidase produces MKLFEKYSLKDVTMRNRIVVSPMCQYSSVDGAPNDWHLVHLGSRAVGGAGMVIVEAAAVSPEGRISPGDAGIYSDDHVEPYAKINRFMKQQGAVPGIQIAHAGRKASASRPWEGDEHIGSDQGGWDTIAPSAKAFGGSLPKVPQAMSLVDIARVNMNFVQAAVRALEAGFECLQVHFAHGYLAHEFYSPLSNKRTDQYGGSFENRIRFMLETFEAVREVWPERLPLMVRLSVTDWIDGGVTVEESIELTRQLKASGLDLLDVSHGFVTPDISTIPWGPGMMLPIAGRIREEVGIPTTASWLITEPEQAAAAIDDGQVDVVSLAREMLRDPYWPFHAAKQLGLADAEQILPIQYARAAR; encoded by the coding sequence ATGAAACTGTTTGAGAAGTACTCCTTAAAAGATGTCACGATGCGGAATCGCATTGTGGTCTCGCCGATGTGTCAATATTCGTCGGTCGATGGGGCTCCCAACGATTGGCATCTTGTCCATTTGGGATCGCGGGCCGTCGGCGGTGCGGGAATGGTGATCGTCGAAGCTGCGGCGGTCTCGCCCGAGGGGCGTATCAGCCCAGGAGACGCCGGCATTTACAGCGACGATCATGTCGAACCGTATGCGAAGATCAACCGGTTCATGAAACAACAGGGAGCGGTCCCGGGCATTCAGATCGCACACGCCGGTCGCAAGGCGAGTGCCAGCCGACCGTGGGAAGGCGACGAACACATCGGCTCCGACCAAGGAGGCTGGGATACGATCGCTCCTTCGGCCAAAGCCTTTGGCGGCAGTCTACCCAAGGTTCCCCAAGCGATGAGCCTCGTTGACATCGCGCGCGTCAATATGAACTTTGTCCAGGCCGCGGTTCGCGCCCTCGAAGCCGGCTTCGAATGCCTACAGGTTCACTTCGCACACGGCTACCTTGCTCACGAGTTCTACTCGCCGCTATCGAACAAGCGGACCGACCAGTACGGCGGCAGTTTTGAGAATCGGATCCGCTTTATGCTGGAAACCTTTGAAGCGGTTCGCGAAGTCTGGCCCGAGCGGCTGCCATTGATGGTGAGGCTTTCGGTCACCGATTGGATCGACGGCGGCGTGACCGTTGAGGAATCGATCGAATTGACGCGGCAGTTGAAAGCCAGCGGATTGGATCTATTGGACGTCAGCCACGGCTTTGTCACTCCCGACATTTCGACGATCCCTTGGGGCCCCGGAATGATGCTTCCAATCGCCGGTCGGATCCGTGAAGAGGTCGGCATCCCCACGACGGCAAGCTGGTTGATCACCGAACCGGAACAAGCCGCAGCGGCCATCGACGACGGGCAAGTTGATGTGGTCTCGTTGGCTCGTGAGATGCTCCGCGATCCCTATTGGCCCTTCCACGCTGCGAAGCAACTGGGCCTCGCCGACGCTGAACAGATCCTGCCGATTCAATACGCTCGCGCGGCGAGATGA
- the nfsB gene encoding oxygen-insensitive NAD(P)H nitroreductase: protein MLQTESTNGNAAEYDIVHFAKNRYSAKAYDPSRKISDQDVEKIKELLRYSASSVNSQPWHFILASSDEAKEKIAKSTDRIYPFNSNSIRKASHVVVFCSKLDIEEDYLQRVLQQEEKDGRFAADPAMKDRMHAGRNMFINIHKQDMKDVQHWMDKQVYLNIGSFLLGVSAMGIDATPMEGIEVKVLDDEFGLRERGYSSLVAVTLGYHDPEADYNAKLTKSRLPYAEILTEV, encoded by the coding sequence ATGCTTCAGACAGAATCGACCAACGGGAACGCCGCCGAATACGACATCGTTCACTTTGCCAAGAATCGCTATTCCGCCAAAGCTTACGATCCCAGTCGCAAGATCTCCGATCAGGATGTGGAAAAGATCAAGGAGCTGCTCCGCTACAGTGCGTCGAGCGTCAATTCTCAGCCGTGGCATTTCATCCTCGCGTCGTCCGACGAAGCGAAAGAGAAGATCGCCAAATCGACCGACAGAATCTATCCGTTCAACAGCAACTCGATTCGCAAAGCTTCGCACGTCGTCGTCTTCTGCAGCAAGTTGGACATCGAAGAAGATTACCTGCAACGGGTGTTGCAGCAGGAGGAGAAGGACGGTCGCTTCGCTGCCGATCCGGCGATGAAGGATCGAATGCACGCCGGCCGCAACATGTTTATCAACATCCACAAACAGGACATGAAAGACGTTCAACATTGGATGGACAAACAGGTCTATCTCAACATCGGTTCCTTCCTGCTTGGCGTTTCGGCGATGGGGATCGATGCGACGCCGATGGAAGGCATCGAAGTCAAGGTGCTGGACGACGAGTTTGGACTGCGGGAACGTGGCTACAGCAGTCTGGTTGCCGTGACGCTCGGTTATCACGATCCCGAAGCCGACTACAACGCCAAACTGACGAAGTCCCGCCTGCCGTATGCCGAAATCCTGACCGAAGTCTGA
- a CDS encoding sigma-54-dependent transcriptional regulator encodes MAETALDILFVDDDSDFAAGCIRWFQKNGHCVTHTTRGQDGVAQCEKLDFDIAVLDWNLPGLSGLELVQRIRDAAAETEIIILTGEGTIENAVESMRRGVFDFLSKPFPMAELERRCLGALERRKLRKENTQLREVIDRTKRPAATMLGQSEPIQKVFRLIDRIAPTDKPVLIEGESGTGKELVAQAIHQGSPRGNRPMVTVNCAALPEQLVESELFGHEQGAFTGATSAKPGLFEVADGSTLFIDEVGELPLALQPKLLRVLEDGSMRRIGSEKERRVDVRIVAATNRSLKDEVAEGRFREDLYYRINLLTVHLPPLRDRGDDVSVLIDHFLGNGPELEAEARTALLAYDWPGNIRQLVNTIERAKILADDLITIEDLPDEFQSLGSAGSAETPANEGSLMTVQREHIAEVLARENGNKSAAARILGVERRKLYRMMKQHGIEV; translated from the coding sequence ATGGCAGAAACTGCGTTGGACATATTGTTCGTCGACGACGATTCCGATTTCGCGGCGGGTTGCATTCGCTGGTTCCAGAAGAACGGGCACTGCGTCACGCACACCACTCGCGGGCAGGATGGCGTCGCCCAGTGCGAGAAACTTGATTTCGACATCGCCGTCCTCGATTGGAATTTGCCCGGTCTCAGCGGTCTGGAACTGGTGCAGCGGATCCGCGATGCCGCCGCCGAAACGGAGATCATCATCCTGACAGGCGAAGGGACGATCGAGAACGCCGTCGAATCGATGCGTCGCGGCGTCTTCGACTTTCTCTCCAAACCGTTCCCGATGGCGGAACTAGAACGTCGTTGTCTGGGAGCGTTGGAACGTCGGAAGTTGCGGAAGGAGAATACGCAGCTGCGCGAAGTCATCGACCGCACGAAACGTCCAGCCGCGACGATGCTCGGCCAGTCCGAACCGATACAAAAAGTCTTCAGGTTGATCGACCGTATCGCTCCGACTGACAAGCCGGTGCTGATCGAAGGCGAAAGCGGGACCGGCAAGGAACTGGTCGCCCAAGCGATCCATCAGGGCAGCCCCCGCGGCAACCGGCCGATGGTCACTGTGAATTGTGCCGCGTTGCCGGAACAGTTGGTAGAGAGCGAGTTGTTTGGTCATGAACAGGGTGCGTTCACCGGTGCGACTTCAGCGAAGCCCGGTCTGTTCGAAGTCGCCGACGGGAGCACGTTGTTTATCGACGAGGTTGGCGAGTTGCCGTTGGCATTGCAGCCGAAACTGCTGCGGGTGCTGGAAGATGGGTCGATGCGGCGGATCGGTTCGGAGAAGGAACGCCGGGTCGATGTCCGGATCGTCGCGGCGACTAATCGCAGCCTGAAGGATGAGGTGGCCGAAGGACGTTTTCGCGAAGACCTCTATTACCGAATCAATCTGCTGACAGTCCACCTTCCGCCGCTGCGCGATCGCGGCGATGACGTCAGCGTTTTGATCGACCACTTTTTGGGAAACGGCCCCGAGTTGGAAGCCGAGGCGCGGACGGCGCTGCTGGCTTACGACTGGCCCGGTAACATCCGGCAATTGGTCAACACCATCGAACGGGCGAAGATCCTCGCCGACGATCTGATCACGATCGAAGACCTTCCCGATGAATTCCAATCGCTCGGTTCGGCTGGTTCTGCGGAAACGCCCGCCAACGAAGGATCGTTGATGACGGTGCAGCGGGAGCATATCGCGGAGGTGCTCGCTCGAGAAAACGGCAACAAATCGGCAGCCGCCCGGATCCTGGGTGTCGAACGCCGCAAGCTCTACCGGATGATGAAGCAACACGGAATCGAGGTTTAG
- a CDS encoding GAF domain-containing protein, with protein sequence MMNERDLLESDLRGQTRVLKRLAQGASLDEVLHTLVEVAEESRPDMIGSVMLMEAESGTLRLAASRRLPDFYCTAVDRRIPGPRCGSCGTAAFTGKRVVVEDIATDPLWHGFRDIPEQALLRACWSEPIIASTGEVLGTFAMYYSVPRSPCASELEFVSSIASLAALAIERVRYQSDVERERAVLKTIVNGIPDALLMTGLDRNITHFSRGACRMFQYDADEVLGKSTSILYADRSDFERMAEERFHIAADERFEATEVRWRRKSGATFVGEMVGKVIRDERDQPLGFLALIRDITDRKRAEACLAESRDKLVQAERLAAMGKMVSAIAHESRNALQRIQVGIDVLEYDIEPDSEAREDLNRIRRAKNDLQHMHDELRSFAGPIQLDKSTASVAEVWRQAWTNLHVLHQGRDVQLIEAIDDADLVCELDVFRIEQVFRNLFENSLAACADPVRITIACSNRNDGEQRMLCVSVRDNGPGLPEELRARVFEAFYTTKAKGTGLGMAIAERFITAHRGTIEISDHPDGAEFLMTLPQ encoded by the coding sequence ATGATGAACGAACGAGATCTATTGGAAAGCGATTTACGCGGGCAGACGCGGGTCCTGAAGCGGTTGGCCCAAGGGGCGTCGCTGGACGAAGTGCTGCACACGCTTGTTGAAGTCGCCGAGGAATCGCGTCCCGACATGATCGGTTCGGTCATGTTGATGGAAGCGGAATCGGGGACGTTGCGGTTGGCAGCGTCTCGGCGTTTGCCCGATTTCTATTGCACCGCGGTCGACCGCCGGATCCCAGGTCCCCGCTGTGGATCTTGCGGAACCGCAGCCTTCACCGGCAAACGGGTCGTCGTGGAAGATATCGCCACCGATCCGTTGTGGCATGGATTTCGCGATATCCCGGAACAAGCCTTGTTGCGTGCCTGTTGGTCCGAACCGATCATCGCATCGACCGGCGAAGTCCTGGGGACATTTGCGATGTATTACTCTGTTCCAAGGTCGCCGTGTGCGAGCGAACTGGAGTTTGTCTCCAGCATCGCTAGCCTGGCGGCGTTGGCGATCGAGCGGGTTCGCTATCAGAGCGACGTTGAACGCGAGCGGGCGGTGCTGAAGACGATCGTCAACGGAATCCCCGACGCTCTCTTGATGACCGGGTTGGACCGGAACATCACCCACTTCAGCCGTGGGGCGTGCCGTATGTTCCAGTACGATGCGGATGAAGTGTTGGGCAAATCGACTTCGATACTATACGCCGATCGATCCGACTTCGAACGGATGGCCGAGGAACGTTTTCATATCGCGGCCGATGAAAGATTCGAAGCTACCGAAGTCCGATGGCGACGAAAGTCGGGCGCGACCTTTGTCGGCGAGATGGTCGGGAAAGTGATCCGCGACGAACGGGACCAGCCGTTGGGATTCCTCGCCTTGATTCGCGACATCACCGACCGCAAACGGGCCGAAGCCTGCCTGGCGGAGAGCCGCGATAAACTGGTCCAGGCGGAACGCTTGGCTGCGATGGGGAAGATGGTTTCGGCGATCGCTCATGAGAGTCGCAACGCGTTGCAACGGATTCAAGTTGGTATCGATGTCCTGGAGTACGACATCGAACCCGACTCGGAAGCTCGCGAAGATCTGAACCGGATCCGCCGGGCTAAAAACGATTTGCAACATATGCACGATGAACTTCGCAGCTTTGCCGGACCGATCCAGTTGGATAAATCAACGGCCAGTGTTGCGGAGGTCTGGCGGCAGGCGTGGACGAACCTGCACGTCTTGCATCAAGGACGGGACGTTCAGTTGATCGAAGCGATCGATGATGCGGATCTGGTCTGCGAATTGGACGTCTTCCGAATCGAACAGGTGTTCCGCAATCTGTTCGAAAACTCGTTAGCCGCCTGCGCCGATCCAGTCCGTATCACCATCGCCTGCAGCAATCGCAACGACGGCGAACAACGGATGCTCTGCGTTTCGGTCCGCGACAATGGACCTGGGCTGCCGGAAGAGCTGCGGGCTCGTGTTTTCGAAGCCTTTTACACGACCAAGGCGAAGGGAACGGGTTTAGGCATGGCGATTGCAGAGAGGTTCATCACCGCGCATCGAGGGACGATCGAAATCAGCGATCACCCCGATGGTGCCGAATTCCTGATGACTCTCCCCCAATGA
- a CDS encoding response regulator yields MKRSLRIVIADDEADIRQGFRRLLCKLGCEVVGEAENGGDLIALCAAELPDLVITDVRMPEMSGIEAAKVIAKAIAIPVIVVSSYERPDDEDCAFIADFLLKPICITELRAAINTACDGAF; encoded by the coding sequence ATGAAACGCAGCCTGAGAATTGTGATCGCCGACGACGAAGCCGATATTCGTCAGGGATTTCGCCGTTTGCTGTGCAAGCTGGGCTGTGAAGTGGTCGGCGAAGCGGAGAACGGCGGCGATTTGATCGCGTTGTGTGCGGCGGAACTGCCGGATCTCGTCATCACCGACGTTCGGATGCCTGAGATGTCGGGAATCGAAGCTGCCAAAGTGATCGCCAAAGCAATCGCGATCCCCGTGATTGTCGTCTCTTCTTACGAACGCCCCGACGACGAAGACTGCGCGTTCATCGCCGACTTCTTGCTCAAACCGATCTGCATCACCGAACTGCGAGCCGCGATCAACACAGCCTGCGACGGCGCGTTCTAG